GGTGTGTCTCCCAGCCTGCGCCGATGTCGAACTGCGGCGTCACTGCACGAGCACCGATATTCGATCTGAGCGGCTGGAGTATCTTCTGTCGAACTCGCTGCTCGCTCCAGGATGTGGGCGAATAGCGAAAGCGAAGCGGCCGTGCCACGGGCATCCTATGGCCCGGCCGGCCATACGTTTTGCGAGACAGCGTCTCATACTACCGGACAGAACTATTCGAAGATTTGGGGCGCTACTGCGGCCGTCTCCGAAGATAACGGCTACAACTTCGTGATTGACCGCTCACGGACTCCTGTCTCACAGTATCACTCATCATGACTGCCTTCGAATATGAACGACCGTTACATTGATATGCGAATCGTTCCTACTATGTGTATACTTGCCATGTCAATGGGTGCCTATGACGAAGACGAACACGAACGCCGTGAAGAACAAGCGTCTCGAGTCGACGCCGACTTCGATGACGAGCGGACAATATATCACGGCCGCGTAGAGTACGATTCGGGTGACTCCGCGGAGGACCTCCTCGACCAGTTCGAGCAGATCAAGTCGGACTAGTGTCTACTTCCTCCCTTCTACGGTCCAGCAGGACAAGTCGTGAGCCACAGCGCTCGCCGCGGGACCGTCCGCTCCCGTCGTCAGTACAGGCGTGACCGGCGGCCGTCGCGCTCGTCGGTGAGCCGTTCGGTACAGGGTACTCGAGTACCATTCCTCACGTTGGGTTTCCGCCTCGCATTCTCACTCTGTCCGCGTCTCCGCTTCGTCTTCTCTTTCCTTCCAGCCGGGCGTCTCGGGTGCGCCGCGGTCCTCCTCAACTGTGACCGCGAGATCCGGTGATGGCGTTGACCCGCTGTCGCACTCTGCTGCGTCGTGACGCTTGTGCCACTCGGTGATTGCGGGGCCGACCCAGGACGCACCGTCGGGAGCGCTGTTTCCACCGTCTCCACCGCCGGCTGATGGCATTGCCGCCATCGCCCGTGTTTTTCCCGTCTCGTAGTGGTGCTCCGAAATCGCGAGCGTCCCCGGACTCGAGGCGCTCGCGACTGCGATGCACTCGGCACGATCTTTCGGCCGAAGGGAACCGGCTTCGAGACGCTCGATAACGCCGTCGAGGTCGTCTGGCCGCGGGTGACAGAAGAGCTTTTCACCGATGGCGTGCGAGCCGAGTAGCGGTCCGTCGTCGAGTTCGCCGTCCGAAAGTTGGTCGTCGAGTAGCCGGTCGTCCCCGAAGGTCGCCTCGACGCGTTCGCACTCGGTTTCTTGCCCGAGTTCGAGATTGTGCGCTGGATAGGCACCGCACTCGGCGGGAAAGTGCTCGTCGCCGTGGATGCGACACTGCAGCGTCGTCGGATCGAGAAAGACACAGGTCGGTAACCAGTTCGGTTCTGTGCGGCCGAAGGGTGCGACCGGTTTCGGCGGTTTTCGGAGGCCGATGAAGAAGGCCGGTCGGCCCGCGATGGCGGCGACCTGTTGACCGTCGATTTCGACGGCCTCGTGTTCGTCGCGGGCGCGCCAGAACCGCGGCGTCATGGCAGCAGCCATTCCCCGATCGAGGACGGTTCGGACCTCGTCCCGGGTGAGCGGAACGAAGTTGGCGTCGTCGTCGAACGGGAGGCGGCGCTCGTTTTCGCTGTCGGCGCTGTCGGCGCTGTCGGCGCTGTCGCTGTCGCTGTCGCTGGCGTCAGCGAATCGCCCGCGCTGGCGCGTTCGGTCCGCCTCGTAGTCATCGAGCAACGCTGTCCAGTCCATACAGCAGCCGGCACAGCCAGCACAGTGCACCTCCATACCCGGCGCTACCACGGGGGGCGGTATAACTCGTCGGCCGACGACGGAAGCCGACTCCGGGAGCCGAACCTGGGGTCGGGGGAACGACTTTGACCACGCAGCACCCAGTGTCAGCTATGGCAACAGATGCCTGCGACGGCTGCGGTCGAGCGGTCAGCGTTGCCGGTGGCATCGCCAACCTCTGGACCTTCGGCGAGAACGACGGCAGCGACGGTTCGGCGATCACGCTCGAACTCGCCGACGGCACGGAGCACCTGCTGTGTTACCCGTGTCTCGAGGCCATCCCCGACGAGCCGACCGCCGAGGACGTGGCGCGACTCGAGCAGGTCGACCCGGAGACGTCCCGCCTCGCTCCAGTTGGCGAGCGCTCTGGGGAGTCGCTGTGAGGCTGTAGATCTGCGAGGCTGCGAGTCCGTGAGTCTGCGAGGCTGTTGCGTTGCAAGCTGCCGGACTCCAAGACTGTCTAGCTATATCGTACTCGAGACCTGCCGGGACGGAGAGAAGACATGAGTCGTGGTCCGCGAACGGTCTGGCCGACGCAGCGGACCACGAACAGGCCACTGTGATGGGGGGAGGGTGGCAATGCAACGGGAAAGGTCATGCAGACCGATCCCGTAAACGGAAGGGGTGGGATTTGAACGCCACGAGGCATGTGCTGCCGTCGCGGGCCAGGGTCAGCTGGCACCGCGATGCTCTACCGCTGAGCGACCCTTCCGCGACTAAAGCCAAGGGCGGTGTTCGTATTTGTAATCGGTCGGTTACCTGCAGGTAGCTGGCACCTACCGGCCGTTTTTGAACGGCTTCTTCGCTCTGGGTTGCCGCCAGTCAGTTTCGATCCCGACCAGTATCGCTCACTATGGCCGAACAGTTCAGCGCGAGCAACGCTCCGTAGCCTTTAGGAGTCGGCCGGTCCGTGACTCAGACGGTGAACCCCGAGCGGATCTTCGACGCCTTTCCCGCGCCCAGCTACCGCGGGAACCAGGAGCAGGCCCTCCGCGACATTCGTGACGCCTTCGCGGCCGGCAACGATGTCGTCCTCGTGCGCGCACCCACCGGGAGCGGCAAGTCCCTTCTCGCACGGTCCGTCGCCGGCTGTGCCCGAACGATCGACGAGGCGGAGCCGAGCGAGGCCGCCGGGGCCTACTACACGACCCCGCAGGTCTCACAGCTCGACGACGTCGCCTCGGACGACCTGCTCGCCGATTTGAACGTCATCCGCGGCAAGTCGAACTACACCTGTATCCTCCCCCAGGAGCGCAATACGCCGGTCAACCAGGCACCCTGCGTCCGCGAACGGGGCTATGACTGCTCGGTCCAGCATCGCTGTCCGTACTTTTCGGACCGTGCAATCGCCTCGAATCGCTCGATTGCGGCGATGACCCTCGCGTACTTCATGCAGACTGCGGGTAGCGAGGTCTTTCGCAAACGCGACGTCGTCGTCATCGACGAGGCACACGGTCTCGCCGAGTGGGCGGAGATGTACGCGACGATCCAGCTTGGGCCGCGAACCGTCCCGTTCTGGGACGACCTCCGTGTGCCGCAAATCGACAGTATCGAACGGGCCGTCCGCTACGCCGAGAACCTCGAGCAGACCTGTACCCGTCGCAAGGACGACCTGCTCGCACAGGAGACGCTCTCGCCTCGCGAGGTCCGCGAACGCGACCGGCTGCAGGAGCTGATCGGCGAACTCGACTGGTTCGTCTCGGACTTTCGGGACCCACAGAGTCCGACGACGTGGTTGGTCGACCAGTCCGAGCGGAACGCAGCCAGTACGGACGACGAGACCGACGACGAGGAACTCGGCGGTCCCCTGACCATCAAGCCGATGAACCCCGAGAAGTACCTCGCCCACACCGTCTGGGACCGAGGCAACAAGTTCGCGCTCCTCTCGGCGACCATCCTCAACAAGGCGGCCTTCTGCCGGCAGGTCGGGCTCAATCCTGACGACGTCGCGCTCGTCGACGTCAGCCACACCTTCCCCGTCGAAAACCGGCCGCTGTACGACGTCACCCAGGGGAAAATGACCTACGAGCACCGTGACGAGACGACGCCGGACATCGCCCGTACCATCGTCCGGCTCATGCAGCGCCACCCCGACGAGAAGGGGCTGATTCACGCCCACTCCTACAACATTCAGGAGCGACTCGCCGACCTCCTGCGCGATTTCGGCGTCGGCGAGCGTATTCGCGTCCACGACCGCGACGGCCGCGACGCCGACTTAGAGGAGTGGAAAGCCAGCGACGACCCCGACGTGTTTATCTCCGTGAAGATGGAGGAAGCGCTCGACCTCAAGGGCGACCTCTGTCGCTGGCAGGTGCTCTGTAAGGCCCCCTACCTCAACACCGGCGACTCGCGCGTCGCCCACCGACTCGAGGAAGGCCAGTGGGCGTGGTACTACCGGACCGCGCTGCGAACCATCATCCAGGCCTGCGGCCGCGTCGTCCGCGCCCCCGACGACCACGGCGCGACGTACCTCGCGGACTCGAGTCTCCTCGATCTTTTCGAGCGCGCGCGAACGGACATGCCCGACTGGTTCGCAGCGCAGGTCGACCGCATGTCGACGCCCGAGTTGCCGGCGTTCGATCCACAGGCGGCGTGTGACTCGTCCGGACCGGGTGGCCGGCGCGGCTCTGGTCGTGGTGGTGGCTCGGGCAGGGACTCGAGTACAAGTGGGTCACAATCCGAGTCACCGGGTCAGTCTGCAACTGGGTCGGATTCGGGGAGTGCGTACACGCGCTCTCGGTCTCGGTCTGGTTCTCGCTCGCGCTCACAGTCGGGGTCGTCGAAAGACTCATCATCGAGTCCGCTCGCAGATGTCTGGGATACGGACGGCTAATGAGGTCGACTGCCGACCGGCGAGCGAACGCTCATCGCAAAATCGAGTTACACACGCCGGGGCGATGCTGCCTCAGAACGCGGCGAGTGCGCCCCACGCGATCATCGACGTGACCATGAGGAACGCGAAGCCGAGCGCGATGAACTGATTTTTGTCCATAGATGATGCAATTCGCCCGGGAAGTATGAATGTCACGACCGATCGCGGTCGAGTAGGGCCGACGACGGCCACACTGTGACGTGGTGTCTCTCTTGGTCTGGTCTGGGCTGGTTCGATGCATCAATCGCCACGAACCGACCGCTACTCGAACACAACGTCGACGACGACGTGTTCGACGCCGGCGCTGTGGCTCTTGACGCGGCGCTTCTCGAGAATTTCGTACTCTCTCCCCGCAGCGGCTCCAGCAGCGTCGATGCGCTCGAGTGGCCGCTCCCAGAGCCGTGATTCCGGGGTCGCCTCGTGGTAGTGGAGCACGCCGCCAGGGACGAGTGCGTCGAGGGCGTCCGCGAGGAAGGTGTGGGCCGCTTCATCGCGGGTCTCTGCCTGTGCTGTGTCTACTGCTCGCTCGTTGTCACTGTCCGTTTTGGATCCGCTGCTGCTCCCGCTGCCGCTCCCGCTCCCGTAGTACCCCATCACGATCCGATCTGCCGCCACCTCGCTCGTCAGGTCTCGACAGTCGCTCATGTAGGCATCTACCCGGTCACCCACGTCGTTCAGCATCGCGTTCTCGAGTAGGTACCGAAACGCGGTCGGGTTGATTTCCGTCGCCGTCACCTGCGCACCGGCGCGGGCCATCGGCAGTGTGAAGTAGCCAATCCCCGCGAACATGTCGAAGACACGCTCGTCCGGCTCGCAGACGTCGCCCATCCGGACACGTTCGGCCTGATTCCCCGGCGAGAACATCACTTTCGTCGGATCGAGCCCGTACCGCGTCCCGTGTTCGGTGTGAATCGTCTCCGTATCGCGCTCACCTGCGAGCAGTCTCGTCTGCGGCTC
The DNA window shown above is from Natrialba magadii ATCC 43099 and carries:
- a CDS encoding helicase C-terminal domain-containing protein; the protein is MNPERIFDAFPAPSYRGNQEQALRDIRDAFAAGNDVVLVRAPTGSGKSLLARSVAGCARTIDEAEPSEAAGAYYTTPQVSQLDDVASDDLLADLNVIRGKSNYTCILPQERNTPVNQAPCVRERGYDCSVQHRCPYFSDRAIASNRSIAAMTLAYFMQTAGSEVFRKRDVVVIDEAHGLAEWAEMYATIQLGPRTVPFWDDLRVPQIDSIERAVRYAENLEQTCTRRKDDLLAQETLSPREVRERDRLQELIGELDWFVSDFRDPQSPTTWLVDQSERNAASTDDETDDEELGGPLTIKPMNPEKYLAHTVWDRGNKFALLSATILNKAAFCRQVGLNPDDVALVDVSHTFPVENRPLYDVTQGKMTYEHRDETTPDIARTIVRLMQRHPDEKGLIHAHSYNIQERLADLLRDFGVGERIRVHDRDGRDADLEEWKASDDPDVFISVKMEEALDLKGDLCRWQVLCKAPYLNTGDSRVAHRLEEGQWAWYYRTALRTIIQACGRVVRAPDDHGATYLADSSLLDLFERARTDMPDWFAAQVDRMSTPELPAFDPQAACDSSGPGGRRGSGRGGGSGRDSSTSGSQSESPGQSATGSDSGSAYTRSRSRSGSRSRSQSGSSKDSSSSPLADVWDTDG
- a CDS encoding class I SAM-dependent methyltransferase: MSDEPTDEGGAEHADSRGETDTAERVTDILEHASADGPLAVIVDKPRAETAIESLRTEGIYDNSRHVQEDSPERVALPVTAPPADTDVLDIVRQLDPEYRTQDLATLLADRGWSDDALESTPSSWAVIGSVILVTLPADFPADRERDLGEALLELHGEAESVLADEGIANEGEAGRVREPQTRLLAGERDTETIHTEHGTRYGLDPTKVMFSPGNQAERVRMGDVCEPDERVFDMFAGIGYFTLPMARAGAQVTATEINPTAFRYLLENAMLNDVGDRVDAYMSDCRDLTSEVAADRIVMGYYGSGSGSGSSSGSKTDSDNERAVDTAQAETRDEAAHTFLADALDALVPGGVLHYHEATPESRLWERPLERIDAAGAAAGREYEILEKRRVKSHSAGVEHVVVDVVFE
- a CDS encoding DUF5786 family protein produces the protein MSMGAYDEDEHERREEQASRVDADFDDERTIYHGRVEYDSGDSAEDLLDQFEQIKSD
- a CDS encoding YkgJ family cysteine cluster protein; the protein is MEVHCAGCAGCCMDWTALLDDYEADRTRQRGRFADASDSDSDSADSADSADSENERRLPFDDDANFVPLTRDEVRTVLDRGMAAAMTPRFWRARDEHEAVEIDGQQVAAIAGRPAFFIGLRKPPKPVAPFGRTEPNWLPTCVFLDPTTLQCRIHGDEHFPAECGAYPAHNLELGQETECERVEATFGDDRLLDDQLSDGELDDGPLLGSHAIGEKLFCHPRPDDLDGVIERLEAGSLRPKDRAECIAVASASSPGTLAISEHHYETGKTRAMAAMPSAGGGDGGNSAPDGASWVGPAITEWHKRHDAAECDSGSTPSPDLAVTVEEDRGAPETPGWKEREDEAETRTE
- a CDS encoding DUF7561 family protein, whose translation is MATDACDGCGRAVSVAGGIANLWTFGENDGSDGSAITLELADGTEHLLCYPCLEAIPDEPTAEDVARLEQVDPETSRLAPVGERSGESL